A single region of the Serinus canaria isolate serCan28SL12 chromosome 11, serCan2020, whole genome shotgun sequence genome encodes:
- the PSKH1 gene encoding serine/threonine-protein kinase H1 isoform X2 — translation MGCGTSKVLPEPPKDVQLDLVKKVEPYTGHSDIYKHFIKDDCGAVIKAGSPSPPHHTNPYPGNALPAQQPEPRKNKVAKYRAKFDPRVTAKYDIKALIGRGSFSRVVRVEHKATKQPYAIKMIETKYREGREVCESELSVLRRVRHTNIIQLIEVFETQDRVYMVMELATGGELFDRIIAKGSFTERDATRVLQMVLDGVRYLHTLGITHRDLKPENLLYYHPGTDSKIMITDFGLASARKKGDDCLMKTTCGTPEYIAPEILVRKPYTNSVDMWALGVISYILLSGTMPFEDDNRTRLYRQILKGKYSYSGEVEDLKQKRKC, via the exons ATGGGCTGTGGGACAAGCAAAGTGCTTCCCGAGCCCCCCAAAGATGTGCAGCTAGACCTGGTTAAAAAAGTCGAACCTTACACGGGCCACAGTGACATCTACAAGCATTTCATCAAAGATGACTGCGGGGCTGTCATCAAAGCTggctctccctcccctccccatcaCACCAACCCCTATCCCGGGAACGCCCTGCCCGCCCAGCAGCCCGAGCCCCGCAAGAACAAAGTGGCCAAGTACCGCGCCAAGTTCGACCCGCGAGTGACGGCCAAGTACGACATCAAAGCGCTGATCGGGAGGGGCAGCTTCAGCCGCGTGGTGCGCGTGGAGCACAAGGCCACCAAGCAGCCCTACGCCATCAAGATGATTGAGACCAAGTACCGCGAGGGGCGCGAGGTGTGTGAGTCGGAGCTGAGCGTCCTGCGCCGCGTGCGCCACACCAACATCATCCAGCTCATCGAGGTGTTCGAGACGCAGGACCGCGTCTACATGGTCATGGAGCTGGCCACCGGCGGCGAGCTCTTCGACCGCATCATCGCCAAGGGCTCCTTCACCGAGAGGGACGCCACGCGTGTGCTGCAGATGGTGCTGGACGGCGTGAGGTACCTGCACACGCTGGGCATCACCCACCGCGACTTGAAGCCGGAGAACCTGCTGTACTATCACCCGGGCACGGACTCCAAGATCATGATCACGGACTTCGGGCTGGCGAGCGCGCGCAAGAAGGGGGATGACTGCCTGATGAAAACCACGTGTGGCACCCCGGAGTACATCGCTCCCGAGATCCTGGTCAGGAAGCCCTACACGAACTCCGTGGACATGTGGGCCCTGGGGGTGATCTCCTACATTCTCCTCAGCGGCACGATGCCCTTTGAGGACGACAACCGCACCCGCCTGTACCGGCAGATCCTGAAGGGAAAGTACAGTTACTCAGGCGAG GTTGAGGATctgaaacagaagaggaaatgtTGA